Proteins found in one Zea mays cultivar B73 chromosome 1, Zm-B73-REFERENCE-NAM-5.0, whole genome shotgun sequence genomic segment:
- the LOC103634922 gene encoding endoribonuclease Dicer homolog 1: MAAVQPRVAPRRHPPPPPPLRPLPAAPPAARPQLPCKRSRADAAVAHCRKERVAESCCLSRPDQVELVLVDDDSGEEDDGCGSCVDGAGGGQAEEEDEEEEGSGGVAAAWWSEESGGRCSLWASGRRRADEEGGRQLRADDSESDDEDPAAAAARRQEEDRKFWEACLASGYP, encoded by the coding sequence ATGGCCGCCGTGCAGCCGCGCGTAGCCCCACGCCGGcacccgccgccgcctccgccgcttCGGCCGCTCCCAGCAGCGCCGCCGGCTGCCCGGCCGCAGCTTCCGTGCAAGAGGAGCCGCGCCGACGCCGCCGTCGCCCACTGCAGGAAGGAGAGGGTGGCCGAGTCGTGCTGCCTGTCGCGGCCGGACCAGGTGGAGCTGGTGCTGGTCGACGACGACAGCGGCGAGGAGGACGACGGCTGCGGCAGCTGCGTCGACGGTGCCGGCGGCGGACAGGCCGAggaggaggatgaggaggaggaggggagcGGCGGTGTCGCCGCCGCCTGGTGGAGCGAGGAGAGCGGCGGCCGCTGTTCCCTCTGGGCGAGCGGGAGGAGAAGAGCAGATGAAGAAGGCGGCCGCCAATTACGCGCCGACGACAGCGAGAGCGACGACGAGgaccccgcggcggcggcggcgaggcggCAGGAGGAGGACCGCAAGTTCTGGGAGGCGTGCCTGGCGTCGGGCTACCCCTGA
- the LOC542722 gene encoding superoxide dismutase [Cu-Zn] 4AP isoform X1 codes for MVKAVAVLGSSDGVKGTIFFTQEGDGPTTVTGSVSGLKPGLHGFHVHALGDTTNGCMSTGPHYNPASKEHGAPEDENRHAGDLGNVTAGADGVANINVTDSQIPLTGPNSIIGRAVVVHADPDDLGKGGHELRKSTGNAGGRVACGIIGLQG; via the exons ATGGTGAAGGCTGTTGCTGTGCTTGGTAGCAGCGATGGTGTCAAGGGCACCATCTTCTTCACCCAAGAGGGAGATG GCCCTACCACTGTCACCGGAAGTGTCTCTGGCCTCAAGCCTGGCCTCCATGGGTTCCATGTGCATGCACTTGGTGACACCACCAATGGCTGCATGTCAACTG GACCACACTACAATCCTGCGAGCAAGGAACATGGAGCACCAGAAGATGAGAACCGCCATGCCGGTGATCTTGGAAATGTGACAGCTGGAGCAGATG GTGTTGCAAACATTAATGTTACCGACAGCCAG ATCCCACTGACTGGGCCAAACTCAATCATTGGCAGAGCTGTTGTTGTTCACGCTGATCCCGATGATCTTGGAAAGG GTGGACACGAGCTCAGGAAGAGCACCGGAAACGCTGGCGGCCGTGTTGCTTGTG GGATCATCGGACTCCAGGGCTGA